The Xyrauchen texanus isolate HMW12.3.18 chromosome 28, RBS_HiC_50CHRs, whole genome shotgun sequence genome has a segment encoding these proteins:
- the LOC127621976 gene encoding trace amine-associated receptor 1-like: MDTQINISQNGILEKPFLCFEFSNTSCQKLVYPLETRILLYILFIVSSIVTIIGNLLVIITVIHFKQLHTPTNYLILSLAVADLLVGGVVMPPSMVRSVETCWYLGDLFCKIHSSLDVTISTASILNLCIIALERYYAICHPLQYHSKMTSTATLVMIIICWIVSATLGFSMIFLELNILGVEDFYYENIDCDGRCTLYHQCCLICFIGLDIIILLVIP; encoded by the exons ATGGACACCCAAATCAACATCAGTCAGAATGGAATCCTGGAAAAGCCCTTTCTTTGTTTTGAGTTTAGTAACACCTCTTGTCAGAAGCTTGTCTATCCTTTGGAAACTCGAATATTACTCTACATTCTTTTCATTGTCTCTTCAATTGTCACAATTATAGGAAACCTGTTGGTGATTATAACTGTCATTCATTTCAAGCAGCTGCACACACCAACCAACTACCTCATCCTGTCTCTGGCTGTGGCCGACTTGCTTGTAGGAGGAGTTGTGATGCCTCCCAGCATGGTGCGCTCGGTTGAGACTTGCTGGTATCTGGGAGATTTGTTCTGTAAAATACACAGCAGTCTGGATGTGACAATAAGCACCGCTTCAATTCTAAATCTCTGTATCATTGCTTTAGAGAGATATTATGCCATATGTCATCCTTTACAATATCATAGTAAAATGACATCaactgcaactcttgtcatgatTATTATTTGCTGGATTGTTTCAGCTACTTTGGGGTTTAGCATGATATTCCTGGAGCTTAATATTCTAGGTGTTGAAGATTTTTACTATGAAAATATTGATTGTGATGGTAGATG TACTCTGTATCACCAgtgttgtttgatttgttttattgggTTGGATATTATAATTCTACTTGTAATCCCATAG
- the LOC127621972 gene encoding trace amine-associated receptor 1-like, producing the protein MDTQINISQNGILEKPFLCFEFSNTSCQKLVYPLESRIILYILFSVSSIVTIIGNLLVIITVIHFKQLHTPTNYLILSLAVADLLVGGVVMPPSMVRSVETCWYLGDFFCKMHSSLDVTLCTASILNLCIIALERYYAICHPLEYYSKMTSHATLFMIIICWTVSATLGFGLIFLELNILGVEDFYYENVDCEGICILFHSKEAATLMSLTCFYIPAFVMLCVYLKILHVAQRQVQAIQSTNSHLKKERKATKTLAIIMGVFLSFWIPFFLCNLIDPFIGYSVPPLLFDLFLWVGYYNSTCNPIVYAFFNSRFRHAFGVILSGEIFQTNSSRTILL; encoded by the coding sequence ATGGACACCCAAATCAACATCAGTCAGAATGGAATCTTGGAAAAGCCCTTTCTTTGTTTTGAGTTTAGTAACACCTCTTGTCAGAAGCTTGTCTATCCTTTGGAATCTCGCATAATACTTTATATTCTTTTCAGTGTCTCTTCAATTGTCACCATTATAGGAAACTTATTAGTGATCATAACTGTTATTCATTTCAAGCAGCTGCACACACCAACCAACTACCTCATCCTGTCTCTGGCTGTGGCCGACTTGCTTGTAGGAGGAGTTGTGATGCCTCCCAGCATGGTGCGCTCGGTTGAGACTTGCTGGTATCTGGGAGATTTTTTCTGTAAAATGCATAGCAGTCTGGATGTGACATTGTGCACTGCTTCAATTCTGAATCTCTGTATCATTGCTTTAGAGAGATATTATGCCATATGTCATCCTTTAGAATATTATAGTAAAATGACATCACATGCCACTCTGTTCATGATTATTATTTGTTGGACTGTTTCAGCTACTTTGGGGTTTGGTTTGATATTCCTGGAGCTTAATATTCTAGGTGTTGAAGATTTTTACTATGAAAATGTTGATTGTGAAGGAATATGCATTTTGTTTCATAGTAAAGAGGCAGCTACACTAATGTCACTGACCTGTTTTTATATTCCTgcttttgttatgctctgtgtttACCTGAAAATATTACATGTGGCTCAAAGACAGGTGCAGGCCATCCAGAGCACtaacagtcatttaaaaaaagagagaaaagccaCAAAGACATTAGCTATCATCATGGGGGTGTTTCTGTCTTTCTGGAttcctttttttctttgtaaTCTTATTGATCCGTTCATTGGCTACTCTGTACCACCACTGTTGTTTGATTTGTTTCTTTGGGTTGGATATTATAATTCCACTTGTAATCCCATAGTGTATGCCTTCTTTAACAGCAGGTTCAGACATGCATTTGGAGTCATTCTATCTGGAGAAATATTTCAGACTAATTCTTCAAGAACAATACTGTTGTAA
- the LOC127621973 gene encoding trace amine-associated receptor 1-like, with translation MDTQINISQNGILEKPFLCFEFSNTSCQKLVYPLESRIILYILFSVSSIVTIIGNLLVIITVIHFKQLHTPTNYLILSLAVADLLVGGVVMPPSMLRSVETCWYLGDFFCKMHSSLDVTLCTASILNLCIISLERYYAICHPLEYYSKMTSHATLFMIIICWTVSATLGFGMIFLELNILGVEDFYSEYVDCDGRCIFFQSKEAATLMSLTCFYIPAFVMLCVYLKILHVAQRQVKAIQSTNSHLKKEGKATKTLAIIMGVFLSFWIPFFLCNIIDPFIGYSVPPLLFDLFLWVGYYNSTCNPIVYAFFNSRFRHAFGVILSGEIFQTNSSRTILL, from the coding sequence ATGGACACCCAAATCAACATCAGTCAGAATGGAATCTTGGAAAAGCCCTTTCTTTGTTTTGAGTTTAGTAACACCTCTTGTCAGAAGCTTGTCTATCCTTTGGAATCTCGCATAATACTTTATATTCTTTTCAGTGTCTCTTCAATTGTCACCATTATAGGAAACTTGTTAGTGATCATAACTGTTATTCATTTCAAGCAGCTGCACACACCAACCAACTACCTCATCCTGTCTCTGGCTGTGGCCGACCTGCTTGTAGGAGGAGTTGTGATGCCTCCCAGCATGCTGCGCTCGGTTGAGACTTGCTGGTATCTGGGAGATTTTTTCTGTAAAATGCATAGCAGTCTGGATGTGACATTGTGCACTGCTTCAATTCTGAATCTCTGTATCATTTCTTTAGAGAGATATTATGCCATATGTCATCCTTTAGAATATTATAGTAAAATGACATCACATGCCACTCTGTTCATGATTATTATATGTTGGACTGTTTCAGCTACTTTGGGGTTTGGCATGATATTCCTGGAGCTTAATATTCTAGGCGTTGAAGATTTTTACTCTGAATATGTTGATTGTGATGgtagatgcattttttttcaaAGTAAAGAGGCAGCTACACTAATGTCACTGACCTGTTTCTATATTCCTgcttttgttatgctctgtgtttACCTGAAAATATTACATGTGGCTCAAAGACAGGTGAAGGCCATCCAGAGCACtaacagtcatttaaaaaaagagggaaaagccACCAAGACTTTAGCTATCATCATGGGGGTGTTTCTGTCTTTCTGGAttcctttttttctttgtaatattATTGATCCGTTCATTGGCTACTCTGTACCACCACTGTTGTTTGATTTGTTTCTTTGGGTTGGATACTATAATTCCACTTGTAATCCCATAGTGTATGCCTTCTTTAACAGCAGGTTCAGACATGCATTTGGAGTCATTCTATCTGGAGAAATATTTCAGACTAATTCTTCAAGAACAATActgttgtaa
- the LOC127621974 gene encoding trace amine-associated receptor 1-like, whose protein sequence is METQINISQNGILEKPFLCFEFSNTSCQKFVYLLETRILLYILLSVSSVVTIIGNLLVIITVIHFKQLHTPTNYLILSLAVADLLVGGVVMPPSMVRSVETCWYLGDLFCKIHSSLDVTLCTASILNLCIIALERYYAICHPLQYHTKMTSTSTLVMIIICWIVSATLGFGVIFLELNILGVEHFYYDNIKCDGRCTFVQSKEAIIIMSLICFYIPAFVMLCVYLKILHTAQRQVKAIQSTNNQFKKGGKATKTLTIIMGVFLSFWIPFFLCNIIDPFIGYSVPPVLFDLFYWVGYYNSTCNPIVYAFFHSWFRQAFKVILSGKIFQTNSSKTILL, encoded by the coding sequence ATGGAAACCCAAATCAACATCAGTCAGAATGGAATCTTGGAAAAGCCCTTTCTTTGTTTTGAGTTTAGTAACACCTCTTGTCAGAAGTTTGTCTATCTTTTGGAAACTCGAATATTACTCTACATTCTTCTGAGTGTCTCTTCAGTTGTCACCATTATAGGAAACTTGTTAGTGATCATAACTGTTATTCATTTCAAGCAGCTGCACACACCAACCAACTACCTCATCCTGTCTCTGGCTGTGGCCGACTTGCTTGTAGGAGGAGTTGTGATGCCTCCCAGCATGGTGCGCTCGGTTGAGACTTGCTGGTATCTGGGAGATTTGTTCTGTAAAATACACAGCAGTCTGGATGTGACATTGTGCACTGCTTCAATTCTGAATCTCTGTATCATTGCTTTAGAGAGATATTATGCCATATGTCATCCTTTACAATATCATACTAAAATGACATCAACTTCAACTCTTGTCATGATTATTATTTGCTGGATTGTTTCAGCTACTTTGGGGTTTGGCGTGATATTCCTGGAGCTTAATATTCTAGGCGTTGAACATTTTTACTATGACAATATTAAATGTGACGGAAGGTGCACATTTGTTCAGAGTAAAGAGGCAATTATCATAATGTCACTGATCTGTTTTTATATTCCTGCTTTTGTCATGCTCTGTGTGTACCTGAAAATATTACATACAGCTCAGAGACAGGTGAAGGCCATCCAGAGCACTAACAATCAATTTAAGAAAGGGGGAAAAGCCACCAAGACTTTAACGATCATAATGGGGGTGTTTCTGTCTTTCTGGAttcctttttttctttgtaatattATTGATCCGTTCATTGGCTACTCTGTACCACCAgtgttgtttgatttgttttattgggTTGGATATTATAATTCCACTTGTAATCCCATAGTGTATGCCTTCTTTCATAGCTGGTTCAGACAAGCCTTCAAAGTAATTCTATCTGGTAAAATATTTCAGACTAATTCTTCAAAAACAATACTTCTCTAG